Part of the Falco biarmicus isolate bFalBia1 chromosome 4, bFalBia1.pri, whole genome shotgun sequence genome, atccttctcctccagctgccgGACGCAGCCGTTGAACCCTTCATCCTGCAGCCAGAGGCGAGCGAGCGAGGTGGCGGCGCTCCCAGGCTGTGGGGAAGCTGGATCCCAGGGGGAACATGCCAGGAATGGGGCCACTCAGGGCAGGGGGACcgccagggcagggctgtgctcatGGAGCAAAGGGTGCTgtagctgcagctgggaagtgTCTGGGCTGGACAGGTCTGGCACTGGTGCTGGGAGCAcgtggggctgggaggaggctggtgtggggctggaaTAGGCGACGGAGCACACAGGGCTGACGGCACGTGGGGAGGGGGTGACACACCCCAGAGGTGTAGGGATGAggacacccacacacacactactCAGCCcccagaggaggaggggagctTCCAGTGCTGGCCCAGCATGGTACTGGCAGGTGATGACATGCAGGAGAGCCACACGGTACGGAGCAGCGTGGGGTGCCCACGCAGAAGATCCCATGGCTTAAACAACCCCTATTTATTTATACCAAAGTCTCAGGGTCCCTCGGGATAAAAGCAAGGGCAGAGAAAACCCTCAGGAACAGTGCTTGTGACAGGGGCTGagagccccccctgcccaccccctgtGCCAGGGGGGCTGAAGGGAGTTGAGCAGTCCCTCATCTGCGGTATCGGTAACGCTTGAAGTGGAACCAGAGCTGGAAGATGCCGTTGGCAAACTGGCAGCGGAAGCCGTGGCGGTGGGAATACTCCCACTCCCGGTTGACGATCTTGAAGGCGATGTCCTCGTAGGGCGGCCCAGCGTGGAAGCGCAGGATGGCGAAGTCCTTGTTGTCCTGGCAGGCCTCCAGGAAGTACTCGGGCGTCGAGCGCTTGTCGATGAGGTCGGGGTAAAAGATGTTGAACTTGTAGCCCTGCACGatcttggggggggggttgtcaAAGTCATAGTGGGTCTGGTTGTACTTGTTCCACTCAAAGCCCGTGTGCACCCGGTTGAAGAAGCGAGGTTTGCGGGGCCGGTACTTGTCAGCCCAGAGATAGGCTTTGCCTGTGAGGGGCATTTCCACACTGAACTGCGCCTCATCTGCACCCATGCCCTCCTTGGCCTTACGGAAGAAGATGTCGTCAGCGCTCTCAGTGGCATCACCTGTAGGGAGGAGAGGCGATGTCCAGTCCTGCAGCCAGGcctgggctgtggggatgctgctccccagcgtgcagagggaaggagcagcagatcCTGGGCAGGGGATGTGGAGCTGGGTGTGGAGATGCGCACACCACCCTGCGGACTCTGGGCAGGCaccaggctgagctgtgctggaaaacTCATCCACAACACTCCTCCCACTTGCCCGCAGCCCAAACAGCTCGGTGGTGCGGCTGGGAGCGGGGAAGGCTCCAGCGCAGGTACCCATGGGGAGCACCAGCAGTTtgagccccagctccctgctttcGTCCAGGTCCTGGCACCCTTCCCGGCCTGGGTGTATCCCCCTGCCAGGCCAGCTCTGGATGCATCCTCCAGATGCAGCTCCTACTCCCCCTTTTCCAAGGGTAGcgtccccctccagccctgccccccaACGCACACGCACACCCTCTGTGCCGCCTGGGAGGCCGGCGAGCGCAGGACTGGCCCGGGGGGCTCCTACCTGTGACCTGGAGCTGCTGACGCAGAAGCAGCAGCCGATGCGTGTCCTCCTCAGCCTCCAGCACATGAGCGTCGAAGGGCAGTTCGTTGGCGCCCAGCAGCCGGGGGCTGTACTTCCCTGCATCGTAGTCATCCAGGCTCTGCTGGATCAGGTCCTCCTCCATCAGCACAGCTTCTCCTTCTGCCTCTCCTTTGGCCTCCGCATCCTGCTCGGCCTCGGGCTCCGAGGATGGCCCTGGCTGTACCACGATGCCCTCCTCTGGATACAGCCTGCAAGGAAGAGACAAGAGAGAACTGGGACGGGGATGGTACCCTTGTTCTCTGCTCACCTGAGGTCTCTCTACGGAAGGATGGGAACACAAGGCTGCATTTTCCGTCGCAGGTGCCCCGCGGGAGAGGCCTGGATGGCTGTGCTCCCCAAGGAAAGGGCTGTGTACCTGTCACTGGGGGAGGCCGGCTCCCGCTTGATGATGGGGAAGAGCGGTTCGCTCTCCACACCCTGCTCCTGCTTCAACTTGTACAGCTTCTGGCGCAGAACATCCTGGTGCCGCTCCCGCAGCCTGTGAGGAGGAGATGAGCCATCAGGTCCCACCCAGCAGAACCACCTCATGCCCTCGCTGCCCAGAGCTGTGACACCGCCACGCTGGGTAGATATCTGCTGGGTTTTGTACGGTTTTGGGCTTAATAACCTTCCAGTTTGGTTCCCTCGCTGTAAACATCATCACTGGAGAAGGGAATGATTGTCCAGCCCTTTTCCCCTCTTGGGAGAACGAGCCATCTCAGAAAAGGTATAAAACACCTCCACCACCAACTCTGTGCCTCCCCCACTCTGCTCACGGTGGTGTCTGTGCTgccccttcccacagccctggccaggggacAGTCCCTGCTCTCACCTGGCCCGAGCCATGTAagccttcagctgctgcagcaggctctCCCAGTACCCAATGTCAAGGTTGGGTCCTCCTGCTCGGATCTTGCTCTCGATGCCCTGGTACAGCACTTGCAGCTGGTTGTACGTCTTCCCCTTGAACACGGACTGCACATCTGAGCTGACGGAGGCGTTGACGCCATCCCGACGCTCTCCTGCACAAACAGGCAAGGGCAGCCAGTCAGTCTTCGGGTGCTCAGCCTGCGTCACCCAGCCCAGGGTTACATCTGACAGCGGAAGGCTGGACCGCAGCAGGGGATGGCTACCAGACGCACAACCTCCATCCAGCTGACCCCAGAGAACTGCTCTGAGCCAGAGCGCACACGGCAGACCCAAAGCCCTGCTTTACCCGCTGCTCACGCTCCCCTTGACACTCACATCAGGCTTTTCCCTCTCACTTACCTGGTCCTCCTTTCCCAGAGGCCTCCAGTTTGCGGAGCTTGGCTATCTCATCCTCTGTGATGATGGTCATGTCCCTCCAGAAGTCCACATTCTTGCCTTGCTCCAGCTCCATGTAAACCTGTAGGCAGGAGACAAGCAGGAGGACATCAGGCACTTGCTCCGCACCgcaggcagggaagcagagctggagtggggagggaggacaCCCTGAGCTGCTGCCCCTCAGCCATGCATGCTGAGGCGggcgggagggcaggaggacaGGCAGAGGTACAGGCAGCcgggcaggagggcaggaggacaGGCAGGGGTACAGGCAGCCGGGCAGGAGGACAGGCAGGGGTACAGGCAGCCGggcgggagggcaggaggacaGGCAGGAGGAACGGGGGCAGCATGGggacagcagcactggcaccTGGATGTCCTCCACCAGATCCTCCATGTCGGAGACAGTCAGACCGTTCAGGAAGGTGTAGGGCTCGTGCATCTCCACAGCCAGGTCATCATCCTCCGCGCTGATGTACTTGGCCAGGAGGTCAATGGGTTTTGCCCTCCCATCCCGAATCCGGATCTTAGACCTGGGTGAGAGGAGGGACAGTGAGCAGTGCCTGCCgccctctgctccctggcagGCCCGTCCCCAGGAAGCTGCACACCCACCGCAGCTTGGCCTGCTGCAGGTGGAAGTTGTCCTCCTGTTCCTCCCAGGTTTTGAAGTGTTCCGCCTCTTTCTCCcgctgcagcatctccagctcctgctcacGCATCGCCTTCTCCCGCTCCCGCTCCAGGCGCAGCTGCTTCACCTGCCCAGGGCAGAGGAAGACATGAGGTCACTGTGGAGGGGGCACCCACTCAGGACACCCGTTCAAGGACAGAGCCGTAATCCTGCTTGCTGAGCTGACTCAGCTCCTGCAATTGGTGTAAGGTTCCCAGGGAGCCAGGAGCCACGCAGGAGGACAGCCAGCATGGGCCAGTGGGGCCGGGCTGCTCGCTGCCAGCCCGTCGGGAGGACAGGGGACACAGGCACAACGCAGTGGTGACCTGGCACTTGCCCTCCTCAGCACCACCTGAGCTGGACACAACCCCAAGAGAAAAAGCCTTCTcaccctggcacagcagaaGTCAGTACGCTGTGTGCCCCGTGCCCAGTCCTACATCCTACCGCCTACGGGCACCCTCAGTGATAACAACAAGGGGAATTCCAGGTGAGCAACTGGGAAAACTGGGCTGTCTACAGGTTTCTCTGTCAGACagtgggagggaggggacaTCTGAGCCGaccttctgcagctccagccgATTATCCTCCTGGATTCGCTTGTTCCTCTCCTTCAGGTCCTTCTCATCCAGATGGCTGatccctttcttttccagcgCCTGCAACAGAGTGGCCAAGGGTGGCCATGAAATCCAGCGACCTCTACAGCCCCTCGCCAGCCAGCAAATGCCACCACATTCACCCGCTTCTGCTGCTCTGGCGAGCCCCGATCCTGTCGAAAGTCCCCAAATCTCTCGCATCCTACTCTTGAAGCCCCTCAGTGCCACTTGGGCTGAGCCAGGGAGGCCACCTGACCTGGCGAGTGCCAACAAACCAGTAAACACTGCCCAGCACTCagtctgcagctcccagcaggtcTGTGTCCCCCTCCTGCACCCTGACCCCCCTCCTCATCCCACAGCCCCTGGCTACAGACCTTGTTCTTCAGGAGAAAGGGGGTAAAACACCCCTAAGCTGGTCAGAAACACACAGCCGCTGCCCTGGACAAAACACTTTGCTCTCCTGTGGCTGCTCTTAGTATCAGAGGTCCTCCCTCATGCAAAGGTCCCCTCCTGGAcaccccagtgctgcccagttCGGGTCCCAGTGCGGCCAGAGGGGCACAACCTCCTGCCAACAGCCCCCCCGGTGCGGGCACAGAGGAGCTCACCTTGCTCCAGATGAAGGTGCCCAGCAGGTTGTTGTCCCCAAAGGGATTGTCGGTGTTAGTGTAACCCATGTactcctctccccaccccatcTTCTCCCgcttcttcctctccttggCCTCCTTCTTGGCCAGCCGGCGAGCCCGTTTCTCCTCGGGTGTCTCCAAGGCCTTCATGAGCGCCGCCtgcttcttcttctcctccttcagCCTCAGGCGCTCCTGCAGGCTCAGCTGCGGCCCCGGCTCCTCCCGGCCCGGGAGCGCGGTGGGGAGGGCGAGCTGGCCAAGGACAACCGACGACCTGGAGGcatctctcttcctctgccGCTCCCGGCTCCGGGCCCTCCGCTTGTCCCGCTCCCGAGCTGGAGCCGGAGGAGCGACACCGGGACCGCGACCGGCGCTTCCTCTGGCTCCTACGGTGCCGCTCCCGGCTCCTGCTCCggctcctcttcttcctccatgGCTGCCTCTCGCTGCCGGACTCGGAGCTGGGGGAGCCGTGTGTCAGCGGGCGGCAGGCCCGGCTCCCCGCTGCAGGCCGGCCGGAGGCGGGAGGGCCCGAGCGTGGCCCCCCGCCGGTGCCTGACCCCCGggcctcccccgccccgccttCGAcccagccccgcggcccccgaccggccccggcccggcctcgCTCACCCCGAGCCCGGCTcccgcccgcggcccccgcTCCGGCTGCGCCGCCGCCTCTTCCGACTGCCGGAgcgctcccggccccgctcccgccgcgccgAGCGGGACCGCCGCCGTGCCGGGCTGCGCGACCCCGAGCCCatgggcggcggcggcggcggctgcggctcCGCCCCGGGGGCCTTCGGCAGCGCCCGGCGCGCAGGGCCTCCCCGCCGGCTGCCCGCCCCCTGCCTGTACCCCTGCCCGCCCGGCTGCCCGCCCACTGCCTGTACCCCTGCCCGCCCGGCTGCCCGCCCACTGCCTGTACCTCTCCCCGCCCGGCTGCCCGCACCCTGCCTGTACCTCTCCCCGCCGGCTGCCCGCCCCCTGCCTGTACCCCTGCCCGTCCGGCTGCCCGCCCCCTGCCTGTACCCCTGCCCGCCCGGCTGCCCGCCCCCTGCCTGTACCTCTCCCCGCCCGGCTGCCCGCCCCCTGCCTGTACCCCTGCCCGCCCGGCTGCCCGCCCCCTGCCTGTACCTCTCCCCGCCCGGCTGCCcgcaccctgcctgcacccctgcccgcCCGGCTGCCCGCCCCCTGCCTGTACCCTGCCCGCCCGGCTGCCCGCCCACTGCCTGTACCTCTCCCCGCCCGGCTGCCCGcaaccctgcctgcacccctgcccgcCCGGCTGCCCGCCCCCTGCCTGTACCCCTGCCCGCCCGGCTGCCCGCACCTTGCCCGTACCCCTGCCCGCCCGGCTGCCCGTACCCTGCCCGTACCTCTCCCCGCCCGGCTGCCCGCCCCCTGCCTGTACCCCTGCCCGCCCGGCTGCCCgccccctgcctgcacccctgcccgcCCGGCTGCCCGCCCCCTGCCTGTACCTCTCCCCGCCCGGCTGCCCGCCCCCTGCCTGTACCCCTGCCCGCCGGCTGCCCGCACCTTGCCCGTACCCCTGCCCGCCCGGCTGCCCGCACCTTGCCCGTACCCCTGCCCGCCCGGCTgcccgcccctgcccgcccggctGCCCGCACCTTGCCCGTACCCCTGCCCGCCCGGCTGCCCGCACCCTGCCCGTACTCCTGCCCCGCCCGGCTGCCTGTACCGGTGCCCACACCCTGCCTGTACCCCTGCCCGCCCGGCTGCCCGTACCTTGCCggtccccctgcctgccctcccaccCATTtgcctgtccccctgccctcccgctACCCGGCTGCCTgtacccctgcctgccctcccaccCGGCTGCTGGTACCCCTGCCCACcatcctgcctggctgcctgtCCTCCTGCCTACCCCCAAGCAGCCCCCACAGCAAGACACCCCaacaccccccttttttttctccttttcttccttctgaccCCCCAAAGCGGGTCAGGACCGGTGGTGAGAGAGAGGAGGCAGAGCCGCGCGCAGTGAGCACAGCACAGACTACAGTACGCTTTATCACAGAGCCGAGGACAGATAGCATCAATTTACAGTTCTCTGGAAAAAGGTCTCCTcgaagggggggggggggggggggggggaacccctcaaaacaaccaaaaaaaaaaaaaaaaaaaaaaaagaaaaaccgaaaaaaaaaaaaaaagaagcactcATGACTTCCCCCCGCCCcagaacagaagagaaacatgACAACATCCATGGGTTGGCATCACGCCTCGGCCGCCAGCCCCCCACGCCCCCCATTACATACATTCGTTACACGGCGCACGCACGGAGTGGACACAGGACACTGGTGGGAATATGAACAGCCAGACCGTACTGGGGGCTGACGTAGACGCcaactgaaagcaaaaccagacacGATGGGGTACACCTGAGCCGCAGCTTTGGCCTCGTCCTTCTCAGAAAGAGCCGGAGCACGACGGTGGCTGGGAATGAGAGGGGGGAACGCCGGGCTGTGCCATGCTTTAGGGGGGCCCGGGAGGAACCGGGGGGATGGAGCACCAGCGAAGGCCATTGTGCCCGTGCCAGCCCTGTACCCAGCCCTACGAGTGCTCTGCCTCTGCTAAGAACTTTCCCAGAGCACAAATTGGGCAAGCGCGGCCGAGCCGCTCACCGCAGAGGCAACGGTGGCCAAAGACTGGAGACTCCGGGGCTCCACACGACCGGAGCCTGACGGCGAGCACTGAGAGATGCTGGTTTTCCCTTGCCAAATTCAtaccctggcaggcagcagccaccgGCGCTTTGGTGAGAGCCAGAGCCAAAagctccccagcagcctcagcccagGCAATGCTGTGGGCACAGCCGAGGGTCCCGGCTAGGATGATGGGGATGAAGGAGCAGTGGCAAACGGCTACACGGGAACCGGCTACGTtgcagggctgccctgctgaAATTTTGGAGTGAAAGAAACGTGGTGCTTCCTTCCAAGGATGGAGAGCGCAGGGCATTACACCAGGGATGGCAGCTGCCAGCGAGCCACTGGAGGAAGCCCTGACATCGAAGGTACAGGGCAACTTATGCCTCAGGTGAGCTGGAGGGACATTCAGACCCAGGACAGGCACTATTCCCTTCCCCACAAAAGCACTGATGCTCTTTCCTGTGGACAAGACCTACTCGTGCCCTCCTCTGACTGCGCGTCCTGCCGAGGCAGCGGTGCCAGCGCTGGGGAGATGCTCCCTGGCTCCCCAAGGCTCTCACGCTGCCACACACCACACCGAGGTGGGCTAAGAGCAAGCTCTGACCTCCCCGGTCCTTTTAGCCTCTGTGGGAAGGGGGGGCCAAGCAGCTCTCCAGCACTGAGCTAACCCGACAGGTGACATGCAGCAGGGAGCGCGCGCAAGCCTGGAAAGGGGCAGTTTCCATTTCAGCCCAGCATCTCCCTAAAAGAAGCTTCCTCCTGTTCCCTCGTGTTGACCAAGTTTGCTCTAAGCTCCCTCCAGCTGACCAAGTTGTCTTCTCACAGGACCAACCCTCCACATCCAGACCTGCTCGCTCCGAAAGGTTCAGCGTTACAGAACCGCCTGCGGATTGTCTCAAGAAGCCTGAACGCTTGAGGAAGGATGGTGCTTGGAATGAACATGCTGCAAAGGGTCTGGGTTTCCCCGCATCTCTTGGAACCAAGCAGAGATCGAGCTTGCAAAGTTCATTCACTGAGATACTGCGTGAAGGTGGGCTCAGATGCTCCCTGCACACAGGCTAAGCAGCTTCGgagacaccccccaccccccccccccccccccgccctgaaATGAGGGAAAGGAATAAAGACTCCATCAGTGGTGCTTAAACCATCTTAAAAAGATGCTTGATTTTGGCTGGTTGGAAAGTCCTGATGATGCTAAACCCACCAGCCCACAAACAAGGTGGTCTTAGGTCAGAGAGCCCAAGCTCGACCCCCCCCCCATGCCCTTGCCCACAGCCaccctcctccagcacagcacccaaGAGCAACACCTGAAGATGCAGAGGGATGTGGCTCTCTCCAGCCTCTCTACACATGGTATCATGCttctggagggggaaaaaaaaaaaaatagggggaaaggctgaatttttaGCATTTTGAAGCCTCTCGCTTTCAGCCCAGAGGCAGGTTAGCCAGTGGGTATTGCActcctcccacctcccctccGCCAAACTACCGAGCCCCTCGCAGCACTGCCCGTGCAGCCCAGGTGGGACGGGCATGAGCCGTGGGGGGGGTGAGGAGCCGttccccagcccaccgcagggCCTGGAACGGAGCAATGGTGCTAGCTGGGTGACCGAGCTGTCCCCAGGTAGTGACCGAAAGGGGAGAGTCTCTGGAAAGACTTTTGATAGATTATTTGGTAAATAGATGAATACATCTAATGGCAGCAGCTTGCAagagccccagcctgtgctcttGAGAGAAGCACGCCCTACAGCCTTCAGCATCTGCAGGCAAGGGCGGGAGCCTGGGTCCCGTACTTTTAGGCAAGAAAACACCAATTTGTGAAGATCCTCCCCAAATTCAGCacaagggagaagggaagagcttccccccagcccagtgACCTTCTGGTACCTGAGCTGACCCATCCTGAGTGCTGCTGTGAAGACAGACTGGGGGGACTGAGCCCCAAGAGAAGGGTCCCACTTCCCCACTCCTCTACAAGGAACCTCAAGGACAGTCTGAAGATTCTCAATAGAGATTTTGACCCTCCTTCTCAAGTGAAGCTTGTAAAGCACGTGAATAAGACCTGGCTCCCTCTGGGCTAAaagatttccttccttctctctgggAGACGAGGATGGGATCGGATCGCTGGAGTTCAAGATGATGCGATGGTGCCCTGCTGACAGATGGATGAGCCCAGTCTGAACACTACTCAGCAACTCCAAATCCTCTCGCCCAAAGCCTGCAGCccttgaaaagcaaaactcaaGACATCCCCAGCAGCAATTTCCAACAGCAGACGTAACCACAGGCAACATCCCAGTCACCCAGCTTTTTGTCCAACAGAGTCCGTGAACACAAGGCTGCCTGGTGCGATGAGGTGGCAGAGTCAGGtcttctgctcctgcctccagTGTGTGCAGACATGCACGCGCCTCCCCGACAGCCCTGAGGTACGGAGGAAACGTGCGAACCCGATGTCCGTGACCCCCAGGTACTG contains:
- the CACTIN gene encoding LOW QUALITY PROTEIN: splicing factor Cactin (The sequence of the model RefSeq protein was modified relative to this genomic sequence to represent the inferred CDS: deleted 1 base in 1 codon), yielding MGSGSRSPARRRSRSARRERGRERSGSRKRRRRSRSGGRGREPGSGSESGSERQPWRKKRSRSRSRERHRRSQRKRRSRSRCRSSGSSSERDKRRARSRERQRKRDASRSSVVLGQLALPTALPGREEPGPQLSLQERLRLKEEKKKQAALMKALETPEEKRARRLAKKEAKERKKREKMGWGEEYMGYTNTDNPFGDNNLLGTFIWSKALEKKGISHLDEKDLKERNKRIQEDNRLELQKVKQLRLEREREKAMREQELEMLQREKEAEHFKTWEEQEDNFHLQQAKLRSKIRIRDGRAKPIDLLAKYISAEDDDLAVEMHEPYTFLNGLTVSDMEDLVEDIQVYMELEQGKNVDFWRDMTIITEDEIAKLRKLEASGKGGPGERRDGVNASVSSDVQSVFKGKTYNQLQVLYQGIESKIRAGGPNLDIGYWESLLQQLKAYMARARLRERHQDVLRQKLYKLKQEQGVESEPLFPIIKREPASPSDRLYPEEGIVVQPGPSSEPEAEQDAEAKGEAEGEAVLMEEDLIQQSLDDYDAGKYSPRLLGANELPFDAHVLEAEEDTHRLLLLRQQLQVTGDATESADDIFFRKAKEGMGADEAQFSVEMPLTGKAYLWADKYRPRKPRFFNRVHTGFEWNKYNQTHYDFDNPPPKIVQGYKFNIFYPDLIDKRSTPEYFLEACQDNKDFAILRFHAGPPYEDIAFKIVNREWEYSHRHGFRCQFANGIFQLWFHFKRYRYRR